The following coding sequences lie in one Ochotona princeps isolate mOchPri1 unplaced genomic scaffold, mOchPri1.hap1 HAP1_SCAFFOLD_1989, whole genome shotgun sequence genomic window:
- the SAMD1 gene encoding sterile alpha motif domain-containing protein 1 codes for MAGPPALPPPETAAAATTAAATSSSAASPHYQEWILDTIDSLRSRKARPDLERICRMVRRRHGPEPERTRAELEKLIQQRAVLRVSYKGSISYRNAARVQPPRRGATPPAPPRAPRGGPAAAAAAAAAPPPTPAPPPPPPAPVAAAPARAPRAAAAATAPPSPGPAQPGPRAQRAAPLAAPPPPPPPAPAAPPAVAGPRRAPPPAVAAREPPLPPPPPQPPAPPQQQQQQPPPPPPQPQPPEGGAARAGGPARPVSLREVVRYLGGSGGGASGRLTRGRVQGLLEEEAAARGRLERTRLGALALPRGDRPGRAPPAANARAARSKRGGDERGLEKDEEEEEDDEDDEDEDDDVSEGSEVPELDRPAGAQHQQLNGERGPQSAKDRAKEWSPCGPHPGQEEGRAPAAGTGTRQVFSMAALSKEGGSASVATGPDSPSPVPLPPGKPALPGAEGTPFGCAVGRKEKPADPVEWTVMDVVEYFTEAGFPEQATAFQEQEIDGKSLLLMQRTDVLTGLSIRLGPALKIYEHHIKVLQQGHFEDDDPDGFLG; via the exons ATGGCGGGGCCCCCGGCCCTACCCCCGCCGGAGACGGCGGCCGCCGCCACCACGGCGGCCGCCACCTCGTCGTCCGCCGCTTCCCCGCACTACCAAGAGTGGATCCTGGACACCATCGACTCGCTGCGCTCGCGCAAGGCGCGGCCGGACCTGGAGCGCATCTGCCGGATGGTGCGGCGGCGGCACGGCCCGGAGCCGGAGCGCACGCGCGCCGAGCTCGAGAAACTGATCCAGCAGCGCGCCGTGCTCCGGGTCAGCTACAAGGGGAGCATCTCGTACCGCAACGCGGCGCGTGTCCAGCCGCCCCGCCGCGGAGCCACCCCGCCGGCCCCGCCGCGCGCCCCCCGCGGGggccccgctgctgccgccgcagccgccgccgcgccgccgcccacgcccgccccgccgccgcctccgcccgCGCCCGTCGCCGCCGCCCCGGCCAGGGCGCCCcgcgccgctgccgccgccacaGCGCCCCCCTCGCCCGGCCCCGCGCAACCGGGCCCCCGCGCGCAGCGGGCCGCGCCCCtggccgcgccgccgccgccaccgccgcctgCGCCCGCCGCTCCCCCGGCGGTGGCCGGCCCGCGCCGCGCCCCGCCGCCCGCCGTCGCCGCCCGGGAGCCGCCGCTGCCTCCGCCGCCGCCACAGCCGCCGGCgccgccacagcagcagcagcagcagcctccgccgccgccgccgcagcctcAGCCGCCGGAGGGGGGCGCGGCGCGGGCCGGCGGCCCGGCGCGGCCCGTGAGCCTGCGGGAAGTCGTGCGCTACCTCgggggcagcggcggcggcgccaGCGGTCGCCTGACCCGCGGCCGCGTGCAGGGGCTGTTGGAGGAAGAAGCAGCGGCACGGGGCCGCCTGGAGCGCACCCGCCTCGGAGCGCTTGCGCTGCCCCGCGGGGACAGGCCCGGACGAGCGCCTCCGGCCGCCAACGCCCGCGCCGCGCGGAGCAAG AGAGGTGGAGACGAGCGAGGGCTTGAGaaagatgaagaggaggaggaggacgacgaAGACGACGAGGATGAAGATGACGACGTGTCCGAGGGCTCCGAAGTGCCCGAGCTGGACCGTCCCGCGGGCGCGCAGCACCAGCAGCTCAATGGCGAGCGCGGCCCTCAGAGCGCCAAAGACCGCGCCAAGGAATGGTCCCCCTGCGGTCCGCACCCGGGCCAGGAGGAAGGGCGGGCGCCGGCCGCGGGCACCGGTACCCGCCAGGTGTTCTCCATGGCAGCCCTGAGCAAGGAGGGGGGATCAG CCTCTGTGGCCACCGGGCCCGATTCCCCGTCCCCCGTGCCTTTACCCCCTGGGAAGCCAGCCCTCCCTGGGGCCGAGGGGACCCCTTTCGGCTGCGC AGTCGGGCGCAAGGAGAAGCCAGCGGACCCGGTGGAGTGGACCGTCATGGATGTGGTGGAGTACTTCACCGAGGCGGGATTCCCGGAGCAGGCCACGGCTTTCCAAGAGCAG GAAATCGACGGcaagtccctgctactcatgcAGCGCACGGATGTGCTCACAGGCCTGTCCATCCGCCTGGGACCTGCCCTGAAAATCTATGAGCACCACATCAAGGTGCTACAGCAGGGCCACTTTGAGGACGACGACCCCGATGGCTTCCTAGGCTAA